The Geoalkalibacter sp. genome has a segment encoding these proteins:
- a CDS encoding TatD family hydrolase, with amino-acid sequence MSLQSPLIDTHAHLDNRPFAEDLDQVVARARDNGVRTILTVGCDLASSRQSIALAQRFEAVYAAVGIHPHDALQADDAGVKELREMLGAPKVVAVGETGLDYYRDRAPRDAQRLAFRRQIRLAREAARPLIVHDRDAHEDILAILREERASEVGGVIHCFSGDVAMARACLEMGFYISFPATLTYPKNEELREVARSVPMERLLLETDCPYLAPQPLRGKRNEPAYVRMTAEKVAEIKGLSLEDVARITTLNAHTLFGIGQAEQSTRIAYAIRNSLYLNITNRCTNACSFCAKFSDFTVKGHRLKLDHEPDAAEVIAAIGDPRSYDEVVFCGYGEPLLRLALIKEVAAWLKQRGCKVRINTDGQANLVHGRNIVPELVGLVDCLSVSLNAADAATYQRLCRSQFGEKAFEGVMAFIREAARAIPEVVASAVTVPGLDIEACRRLAEDLGATFRAREYNEVG; translated from the coding sequence ATGTCCCTGCAATCCCCCCTCATCGATACCCACGCTCATCTCGACAACCGTCCCTTCGCCGAGGATCTCGACCAGGTCGTCGCGCGGGCGCGGGACAACGGCGTGCGGACCATTCTCACCGTCGGCTGCGATCTGGCCAGTTCTCGCCAGAGCATCGCCTTGGCGCAACGGTTTGAGGCGGTCTATGCCGCCGTCGGCATTCATCCTCACGATGCCCTGCAGGCCGACGACGCTGGCGTGAAAGAGTTGCGCGAGATGCTTGGCGCCCCCAAGGTGGTCGCCGTCGGCGAAACCGGCCTTGATTACTACCGCGACCGCGCGCCGCGCGATGCCCAGCGTCTGGCCTTTCGCCGCCAAATCCGCCTGGCGCGAGAAGCGGCGCGGCCCCTCATCGTTCACGACCGCGATGCCCACGAGGATATCCTCGCCATTCTGCGCGAGGAGCGCGCCTCCGAAGTGGGCGGCGTCATCCACTGTTTTTCCGGAGATGTCGCCATGGCGCGCGCCTGCCTGGAGATGGGTTTTTACATCAGCTTCCCCGCCACCCTCACCTACCCCAAAAACGAGGAGCTGCGCGAGGTGGCGCGCAGCGTGCCCATGGAGCGGCTGCTGCTGGAAACCGACTGCCCCTATCTGGCGCCCCAACCCCTGCGCGGCAAGCGCAACGAGCCGGCCTATGTGCGCATGACCGCGGAAAAGGTCGCCGAGATCAAGGGGTTGTCCCTCGAAGACGTGGCGCGCATCACCACCCTCAACGCCCACACCCTGTTCGGCATCGGCCAGGCCGAGCAATCGACGCGCATCGCCTACGCCATCCGCAACAGCCTCTATCTCAACATCACCAACCGCTGCACCAACGCCTGTTCTTTTTGCGCCAAGTTCAGCGACTTCACCGTCAAGGGACATCGCCTCAAGCTCGACCACGAACCCGACGCCGCCGAGGTCATCGCCGCCATCGGCGATCCGCGTTCTTATGATGAAGTGGTGTTCTGCGGCTACGGCGAACCGCTGCTGCGCCTGGCCCTCATCAAGGAGGTCGCCGCCTGGCTCAAGCAGAGGGGCTGCAAGGTGCGCATCAACACCGACGGACAAGCCAATCTGGTCCATGGCCGCAACATCGTACCGGAGTTGGTCGGGCTGGTGGATTGTCTTTCCGTGTCGCTCAACGCGGCCGACGCCGCCACCTATCAGCGGCTGTGCCGTTCCCAATTCGGGGAAAAAGCCTTCGAGGGTGTCATGGCGTTCATTCGTGAAGCCGCGCGCGCCATTCCCGAGGTCGTCGCCAGCGCCGTCACAGTGCCGGGCCTCGACATCGAGGCCTGCCGCCGTTTGGCCGAGGATCTGGGCGCGACCTTTCGCGCGCGGGAATACAACGAGGTGGGTTAG
- the metG gene encoding methionine--tRNA ligase, whose protein sequence is MPQPFYITTPIYYVNDVPHIGHAYTTLACDIMARYKRARGHEVFFLTGTDEHGQKVEKAAQAKGETPLELADRVVKRFQALWERLNISHTDFIRTTQERHKKGVRRLFEKIQANGDIYLGAYEDWYCTPCETFWTETQLLDGKCPDCGRPTEKLKEESYFFRMSKYQQALLDHIEANPDFIQPKTRRNEILSFVREGLRDLSISRTSFSWGIPVPGDEKHVIYVWFDALTNYITALGYPDDPQGHFATFWPVDAHVIGKDILRFHTVYWPTFLLAAGIPLPKKVFAHGWWTVEGQKMSKSLMNVVEPNMLVDKYGVDAIRYFLMREVPFGLDGDFSHAALVHRINSDLANDLGNLVSRSTAMATKYFRGALPAAEVQTEVDSAFTARFPAAIQIVDAQMNEMAFNKALQAIWELIGAANKYIDDTAPWALAKDPAQVGRLGTVMYNLLEGTRLIALLVNPFMPDTARKIMTILGCGDEDLSFAGHENWGGLKPGSQILKAEPLFPRIETE, encoded by the coding sequence ATGCCACAGCCGTTCTACATCACCACACCCATTTACTACGTCAACGACGTTCCCCATATCGGGCATGCCTACACGACCCTGGCCTGCGACATCATGGCCCGCTATAAAAGGGCGCGCGGCCATGAGGTTTTTTTTCTCACCGGCACCGACGAACATGGCCAGAAAGTCGAAAAAGCCGCGCAGGCCAAGGGCGAAACGCCCCTGGAACTGGCCGACCGGGTGGTCAAACGCTTTCAGGCGCTGTGGGAGCGGCTCAACATCTCCCACACCGACTTCATCCGCACCACCCAGGAACGCCACAAAAAAGGGGTACGGCGTCTCTTCGAGAAAATCCAGGCCAACGGCGACATCTATCTCGGCGCCTACGAGGACTGGTACTGCACCCCCTGCGAAACATTCTGGACGGAAACGCAACTGCTCGACGGCAAGTGTCCGGACTGCGGGCGCCCCACGGAAAAACTCAAGGAAGAGTCCTATTTCTTCCGCATGAGCAAGTACCAGCAGGCCCTGCTCGATCACATCGAGGCCAACCCCGACTTCATCCAGCCCAAGACCCGCCGCAACGAAATCCTGAGTTTCGTGCGCGAGGGACTGCGTGATCTCTCCATCTCGCGCACCTCCTTTTCCTGGGGCATCCCCGTGCCGGGCGACGAAAAGCATGTCATCTACGTGTGGTTCGACGCCCTCACCAACTACATCACCGCCCTGGGCTATCCCGATGATCCCCAGGGCCACTTCGCCACCTTCTGGCCCGTCGACGCCCATGTCATCGGCAAGGACATCCTGCGTTTCCACACCGTCTACTGGCCGACCTTCCTGCTCGCGGCGGGCATCCCCCTGCCGAAGAAAGTCTTCGCCCATGGCTGGTGGACCGTGGAAGGCCAGAAAATGAGCAAGAGCCTGATGAACGTGGTCGAACCCAACATGCTGGTCGACAAGTACGGCGTGGATGCCATCCGCTATTTTCTCATGCGCGAAGTCCCCTTCGGACTTGACGGCGACTTCAGTCATGCCGCCCTGGTGCATCGCATCAATTCGGATCTGGCCAACGATCTCGGCAACCTGGTGAGCCGTTCCACCGCCATGGCCACCAAGTATTTCCGCGGCGCACTGCCCGCAGCCGAGGTCCAGACCGAGGTGGACAGCGCCTTCACCGCGCGCTTTCCCGCAGCGATCCAGATCGTCGACGCCCAGATGAACGAAATGGCCTTCAACAAGGCCCTGCAGGCGATTTGGGAGTTGATCGGCGCCGCCAACAAATACATCGACGACACCGCACCCTGGGCGCTGGCCAAGGATCCGGCGCAAGTCGGGCGCCTGGGCACCGTCATGTACAACCTTCTGGAAGGCACGCGCCTCATTGCCCTGCTGGTCAACCCCTTCATGCCGGACACCGCGCGAAAAATCATGACGATTCTGGGCTGCGGCGACGAAGATCTGAGCTTTGCCGGGCATGAAAACTGGGGCGGCCTCAAACCGGGCAGCCAGATCCTGAAAGCCGAACCTTTGTTCCCACGCATCGAAACCGAGTAA
- the ricT gene encoding PSP1 domain-containing protein, whose translation MIRITAIKFRDAGKIYDFDAGDLELKAADRVVVETERGRALGRVVLPPREILPEEQGEGLKKVLRKASAEDLEMADRYAAREKEALRFCQTRIEERKLDMKLVQAEYLFDGSKIVFYFTADGRIDFRDLVKDLAQYFHTRIEMRQIGVRDEAKLVGGLGVCGRELCCCTFLREFNPVSVKMAKEQGLALNPSKISGQCGRLLCCLGYEYETYCHLKRCLPKVGKIIKVGELEAMVLSQDIFTGKVKVKLETGSEAVLSAQDIERGELPAAPEKTRAEKPEAETRRPAPAPETAKDEDKVPRKRSRGRSRNKRKGSGEGDGAEAKTTPAAKETRPAVGERREQGKDTPAEQAPAAPGGERKRRPRRRPRKKDQ comes from the coding sequence ATGATTCGTATTACAGCCATTAAATTTCGCGATGCCGGCAAAATCTACGATTTTGATGCCGGCGATCTGGAACTCAAGGCCGCGGACAGGGTCGTGGTCGAAACCGAACGCGGGCGCGCCCTGGGAAGAGTCGTCCTTCCCCCGCGCGAAATCTTGCCCGAGGAACAGGGCGAGGGTCTGAAAAAGGTTCTACGCAAGGCCTCCGCCGAAGATCTTGAGATGGCCGATCGTTACGCGGCCCGGGAAAAGGAGGCCCTGCGTTTCTGCCAGACGCGCATCGAAGAGCGCAAGCTCGATATGAAACTGGTGCAGGCCGAATACCTCTTCGACGGCTCCAAGATTGTTTTCTACTTCACCGCCGACGGCCGCATCGATTTTCGCGATCTGGTCAAGGATCTGGCCCAGTATTTTCACACCCGCATCGAAATGCGGCAGATCGGCGTGCGCGATGAAGCCAAGCTCGTCGGCGGCCTCGGTGTCTGCGGCCGGGAACTCTGCTGCTGCACCTTCTTGCGTGAATTCAACCCGGTATCGGTGAAAATGGCCAAGGAGCAGGGTCTGGCCCTCAATCCCAGCAAGATTTCCGGGCAGTGCGGACGGCTGCTGTGCTGCCTGGGCTATGAATACGAAACCTACTGCCATCTCAAGCGTTGCCTGCCCAAGGTCGGAAAGATCATCAAGGTCGGCGAACTCGAGGCCATGGTTCTGAGCCAAGACATCTTCACCGGCAAGGTCAAGGTCAAGCTCGAAACGGGCAGCGAGGCGGTGCTCAGCGCGCAGGATATTGAACGGGGCGAACTGCCCGCCGCCCCGGAAAAAACCCGCGCCGAGAAACCCGAGGCGGAAACGCGGCGCCCCGCGCCCGCCCCCGAGACGGCGAAAGACGAGGACAAAGTCCCACGCAAACGCTCGCGCGGTCGCTCGCGCAACAAGAGAAAAGGCTCCGGCGAGGGGGATGGCGCTGAAGCCAAGACAACGCCCGCGGCCAAGGAAACCCGCCCTGCGGTCGGGGAACGCCGCGAGCAGGGCAAGGATACGCCCGCCGAACAGGCCCCCGCGGCGCCGGGCGGCGAACGCAAACGCCGACCCCGTCGGCGGCCACGCAAAAAAGACCAGTAA
- the holB gene encoding DNA polymerase III subunit delta' — MMIFSQILGHERQKDILRRVLASGRLAHAYLFTGPEGVGKRLMALALVRALFCPQGGCGTCVACRKVDHFNHPDLHLLEPDGASIKIEQVRGIQREFSYRPLEAPRKVCLIEHPEKMQTAAANALLKTLEEPSGEALFILLSAHPEQVLPTIRSRCQPLPFSRLPAQLLKQDLVRRLEIDETAGHLLAALSEGSFRKALGRDRDLFLVTRRDFLRQVTALSPGSVLPLFDLSLSLAEDKERLPEFLEILEAFYRDVLLSLHGRPEDDLVNIDLLEKIRRVAARETISSVLAKLDAIQTAHRHLNRNVNRQLAMDHLLLQLCA, encoded by the coding sequence ATGATGATTTTCTCGCAGATTCTCGGACACGAACGGCAAAAAGACATCCTGCGGCGCGTGCTCGCCTCGGGACGACTGGCTCATGCCTATCTGTTCACCGGCCCCGAAGGGGTCGGCAAGCGCCTCATGGCTCTGGCGCTGGTTCGCGCGCTTTTTTGTCCGCAGGGGGGCTGCGGCACCTGCGTGGCCTGCCGCAAGGTCGATCATTTCAACCATCCCGACCTGCACCTGCTTGAACCCGATGGCGCAAGCATCAAAATCGAGCAGGTGCGCGGCATTCAGCGAGAATTCTCCTACCGGCCCCTGGAAGCGCCGCGCAAGGTGTGTCTGATCGAGCACCCGGAGAAAATGCAGACCGCCGCCGCCAATGCCTTGCTCAAGACGCTGGAGGAACCCTCTGGCGAGGCGCTGTTCATTCTGCTCAGCGCTCATCCCGAGCAAGTGTTGCCGACGATTCGCTCGCGTTGCCAGCCCCTGCCTTTCAGCCGGCTTCCCGCGCAGTTGCTCAAGCAGGATCTGGTGCGCCGCCTGGAAATCGATGAGACCGCGGGACATCTGCTCGCCGCTTTGTCCGAGGGCAGTTTCCGTAAGGCCCTGGGACGGGACCGCGATTTGTTTCTCGTCACCCGCCGCGACTTTCTGCGACAGGTGACGGCCTTGTCGCCCGGCAGCGTGCTGCCGCTCTTTGATTTGTCCCTGAGCCTTGCCGAGGACAAGGAGCGGTTGCCGGAATTTCTCGAAATTCTCGAAGCCTTTTATCGCGATGTGCTGCTGAGCCTGCACGGACGTCCCGAGGACGATCTGGTCAACATCGACCTGCTTGAAAAAATCCGCCGCGTCGCGGCACGGGAAACCATCTCCTCGGTCCTGGCCAAGTTGGATGCGATCCAGACCGCGCACCGCCATTTGAATCGTAACGTCAACCGCCAACTGGCCATGGATCATCTGTTGTTGCAGCTTTGCGCCTAA
- the tmk gene encoding dTMP kinase, which produces MSFFITFEGIEGSGKTTQISRLAAHLRARGLEVVQTREPGGCPIADAIRAILLDAANTSLVSAAELLLYAAARAQHVEEVIRPALAKGRIVLCDRFTDATLAYQGFGRGLSLAQIENLNTLARGTTVPDLTLLFDLPVEVGLRRALKRIAGTSGPAEDRFEQESRQFHERIRLGYLTLAGQEPERFRLIHADADPEQVFAEVVTVVEQRLGQGGG; this is translated from the coding sequence ATGTCATTCTTTATCACCTTCGAAGGCATCGAGGGTTCGGGCAAAACCACCCAGATCAGCCGCCTCGCCGCACATTTGCGCGCCCGCGGCCTCGAGGTGGTGCAGACCCGCGAACCGGGCGGCTGCCCTATCGCCGATGCCATCCGCGCCATTCTTCTCGATGCCGCGAACACTTCGCTGGTTTCCGCCGCGGAACTGTTATTGTATGCAGCGGCACGCGCCCAGCATGTCGAGGAAGTCATCCGACCGGCTCTGGCGAAGGGCCGGATCGTGCTCTGCGATCGCTTTACCGATGCCACCCTCGCCTACCAGGGGTTCGGCCGCGGTTTGTCCCTGGCCCAGATTGAGAACCTGAACACCCTGGCGCGCGGCACAACCGTTCCCGACCTCACCCTGCTCTTCGATCTGCCCGTCGAGGTCGGGCTGCGGCGGGCGCTCAAGCGCATCGCCGGCACGAGCGGCCCCGCTGAAGATCGTTTCGAGCAGGAATCCCGACAATTTCACGAGCGCATTCGCCTTGGCTATCTGACCCTGGCCGGGCAGGAACCCGAGCGTTTCCGGCTGATTCATGCCGATGCCGATCCCGAGCAGGTCTTTGCCGAGGTCGTCACCGTGGTCGAACAACGCCTTGGACAGGGCGGCGGATGA
- the rnc gene encoding ribonuclease III produces the protein MGIKEKPRPARIHPAERAVLAAAILLPSKILGRFLGDLPQKRLMNEGTRSEGLESLLGYRFCAPSRLEIALTHKSFANEYPGAGSQHNERLEFLGDTVLNLVVSQYLFENLAELSEGEMSRIRAEVVSERNLAEVGRRLKLGDHLRLGRGELLSGGREKASLLANTLEALLGAVFLDGGFDAARRITLGLLVADILRSARHKAGIDAKTRLQEYYQGRFGRPPVYQLVGASGPDHERLYRAEVLFDGQVIGRGEGSSKKGAEQAAAAAALEILAQPKLPKNESDERSPHP, from the coding sequence GTGGGAATCAAGGAAAAACCCAGGCCTGCGCGCATTCATCCGGCGGAACGGGCTGTACTCGCCGCGGCGATTCTGCTACCCTCGAAAATTCTCGGAAGATTTCTCGGCGACCTGCCGCAAAAGAGGCTTATGAACGAAGGCACCAGGAGCGAGGGGCTTGAATCACTGCTCGGCTATAGGTTTTGCGCGCCCAGCCGGCTTGAGATCGCCCTGACCCACAAATCTTTTGCCAACGAATATCCGGGCGCGGGGTCCCAGCACAACGAGCGGCTCGAATTTCTCGGCGATACGGTTCTCAACCTGGTGGTCAGCCAGTATCTGTTCGAAAACCTGGCCGAGCTGAGTGAGGGCGAGATGAGCCGCATTCGCGCCGAGGTGGTCAGCGAACGCAACCTGGCCGAAGTCGGACGGCGCCTCAAACTGGGGGATCATCTGCGGTTGGGGCGCGGCGAACTGCTCAGCGGCGGCCGCGAGAAGGCAAGTTTGTTGGCCAATACCCTGGAAGCCCTGCTCGGGGCCGTTTTTCTGGACGGCGGATTTGACGCCGCCCGCCGCATTACCCTCGGCTTGCTCGTCGCGGATATTCTCCGCAGTGCCCGGCACAAGGCGGGCATCGATGCCAAGACCCGGCTGCAGGAGTATTATCAGGGACGTTTCGGCCGCCCGCCGGTCTATCAGCTGGTTGGCGCGAGCGGGCCCGATCACGAGCGTTTGTACCGCGCCGAGGTGTTGTTTGACGGTCAGGTGATCGGCCGCGGGGAAGGCAGCAGCAAGAAAGGCGCCGAACAGGCCGCCGCCGCCGCCGCCCTCGAAATCCTGGCTCAACCGAAGTTGCCGAAGAACGAAAGCGATGAGAGGTCTCCCCATCCATGA
- the era gene encoding GTPase Era gives MTSSIATEEEILRSGFVGIIGRPNVGKSTLLNRVLGQKISITSNKPQTTRNRILGICNRPGEQILFLDTPGIHRAHGPLHRYMVEQALSTCGGVDLVLYLVEAPLGPLRGADEVLERVAACGRPLFLVINKIDQVPRPRLLEIIESYRRHDFAETVPVSALTGEGVDGLLNTIGRYLPEGPRYYPADQLTDLPERFIVAEFIREKVMRRTREEIPYGCAVAVETFTEKPEQNLVVIQAVIHVEREAHKRIVIGNKGQMLRTIGSEARRSIEALLGTRVFLELFVRVQKDWTRSERLVRDLGYE, from the coding sequence ATGACCAGCAGTATTGCGACTGAAGAAGAAATTTTGCGCTCCGGCTTCGTGGGCATCATCGGTCGACCCAATGTCGGCAAGTCGACGTTGCTCAACCGCGTGCTCGGCCAGAAAATTTCCATCACCTCCAACAAGCCCCAGACCACCCGCAATCGCATCCTCGGCATCTGCAATCGCCCCGGCGAGCAGATCCTGTTTCTCGATACACCGGGAATCCATCGGGCGCACGGCCCCTTGCACCGCTACATGGTCGAGCAGGCCCTGAGCACCTGCGGCGGCGTCGACCTGGTGCTTTATCTGGTCGAGGCGCCCCTCGGGCCCCTGCGCGGCGCGGACGAGGTGCTCGAACGGGTGGCGGCCTGCGGGCGGCCGCTGTTTTTGGTGATCAACAAGATCGATCAGGTGCCCCGGCCGCGGCTTCTGGAAATCATCGAATCCTACCGGCGCCATGATTTTGCCGAGACGGTGCCGGTGTCGGCGCTGACCGGCGAAGGGGTGGACGGGCTGCTCAACACCATCGGCCGCTACCTGCCCGAGGGGCCGCGTTACTATCCGGCCGATCAGCTCACCGACCTGCCCGAGCGCTTCATCGTCGCCGAATTCATCCGCGAAAAGGTCATGCGTCGCACGCGCGAGGAAATTCCCTACGGCTGCGCGGTGGCCGTGGAAACCTTCACTGAAAAGCCCGAGCAGAACCTGGTGGTGATTCAGGCGGTGATTCATGTCGAGCGCGAAGCGCACAAGCGCATCGTCATCGGCAACAAGGGACAAATGCTGCGCACCATCGGCAGTGAAGCGCGCCGGTCCATCGAGGCGTTGCTCGGGACACGCGTGTTTCTCGAGCTTTTTGTGCGCGTGCAGAAGGATTGGACGCGTTCGGAACGCCTGGTGCGCGATCTCGGCTATGAATAG
- the der gene encoding ribosome biogenesis GTPase Der gives MAVVAIVGRPNVGKSTLFNRILGRRKAIVEDFPGVTRDRNYAEVTRFERPFTLIDTGGFEPESQERLLQQMREQSQLAMEEADVILFVLDVQQGLTPSDEEVAAMLRRVDKPVLYVVNKVDGDRQEQTSGDFYGLGVEELFTVSAEHGRGIHELVAAVLERLPESGKRVAGDEVTRIAVIGRPNVGKSSLVNRLLGFERMVANPVAGTTRDSVDTPFVYHRKPYLLIDTAGIRRKGKVSQKIEKFSVVNALKAIERADIVLMVVDAVEGVTEQDLNVAGYAHEQGRALILVVNKWDAIDKDNQTLGRYVEQIRVNFKFIPYAPIVFVSALTGQRVSKIMGEVETVAAEYSRQVGTGELNKALERAVTAHPPAIFQGKRLKIFYATQVGTRPPSFVVFVNKAEGIHFSYERYLVNQIREAFGFKGTPIRLFFRDRERK, from the coding sequence ATGGCAGTCGTTGCGATCGTCGGTCGACCCAATGTCGGCAAATCAACCCTGTTCAACCGCATTCTCGGTCGGCGCAAAGCCATCGTCGAGGATTTTCCCGGTGTCACCCGCGACCGCAACTACGCGGAGGTGACCCGTTTTGAGCGCCCTTTCACCCTCATCGACACCGGCGGCTTCGAGCCTGAATCCCAGGAGCGGCTCCTGCAGCAGATGCGCGAGCAGTCGCAGCTGGCCATGGAAGAGGCTGATGTCATCCTGTTTGTTCTCGATGTGCAGCAGGGCCTGACCCCTTCCGATGAAGAAGTGGCGGCCATGCTGCGGCGGGTGGACAAGCCGGTGCTCTACGTGGTCAACAAAGTCGATGGCGATCGACAGGAACAGACCTCCGGCGATTTCTACGGCCTGGGCGTCGAGGAGCTTTTCACGGTGTCCGCCGAGCATGGCCGGGGCATCCATGAGTTGGTCGCCGCCGTGCTCGAGCGTCTGCCCGAGAGCGGCAAGCGCGTCGCCGGCGACGAGGTGACGCGCATCGCGGTGATCGGACGGCCCAACGTGGGCAAATCCAGCCTGGTCAACCGCCTGCTCGGTTTTGAGCGCATGGTGGCCAATCCCGTCGCCGGGACCACCCGCGACAGCGTCGACACGCCCTTTGTCTATCATCGCAAGCCCTATCTGCTCATCGACACGGCCGGCATCCGGCGCAAGGGCAAGGTCAGCCAGAAAATCGAGAAATTCAGCGTGGTCAACGCCCTCAAGGCCATCGAGCGCGCCGACATCGTTTTGATGGTGGTCGATGCCGTGGAAGGGGTGACCGAGCAGGACCTGAACGTCGCCGGCTATGCCCATGAACAAGGACGGGCGCTCATTCTGGTGGTCAACAAATGGGATGCCATCGACAAGGATAATCAGACCCTGGGCCGCTATGTCGAGCAGATTCGCGTCAACTTCAAATTCATTCCCTACGCCCCCATCGTTTTTGTCTCAGCGCTGACCGGTCAGCGGGTTTCCAAGATCATGGGCGAAGTGGAAACCGTGGCGGCCGAATACAGCCGTCAGGTCGGCACCGGTGAGCTCAACAAGGCCCTGGAGCGTGCCGTCACCGCTCATCCGCCCGCCATTTTTCAGGGCAAGCGCCTGAAAATCTTCTATGCGACCCAGGTTGGAACGCGTCCGCCGTCCTTTGTCGTCTTTGTCAACAAGGCCGAGGGGATCCATTTCTCTTACGAGCGTTATCTCGTGAACCAGATCCGCGAAGCCTTTGGCTTCAAGGGTACGCCGATCCGCTTGTTTTTCCGCGACCGCGAACGCAAGTAG
- a CDS encoding response regulator: MSKKILITEDSPTMRAMICATLEAFGDFEIVEAPNGFEALRVLPREKFDLVITDINMPDINGLELVSFIKRNDQYKAIPLIIVSTEGSERDREKGLKLGADAYLVKPFAPEALQALVQKFLS; the protein is encoded by the coding sequence GTGTCGAAAAAAATTCTCATCACCGAAGATTCTCCCACCATGCGCGCGATGATCTGCGCGACGCTCGAAGCTTTCGGCGATTTCGAGATCGTCGAGGCGCCCAACGGCTTCGAGGCCCTGCGCGTCCTTCCTCGTGAGAAATTCGATCTGGTGATCACCGATATCAACATGCCGGATATCAACGGGCTGGAGTTGGTGAGCTTCATCAAGCGCAACGATCAGTACAAGGCCATTCCGCTGATCATCGTCAGCACCGAGGGCAGCGAACGCGATCGGGAAAAAGGCCTGAAACTGGGAGCCGATGCTTACCTGGTCAAGCCGTTCGCGCCCGAGGCCCTGCAGGCCCTCGTCCAGAAGTTTCTGTCCTAG